In a genomic window of Nodularia sp. LEGE 06071:
- a CDS encoding ExeM/NucH family extracellular endonuclease, giving the protein MALIQGDIAIAAYNADGNDDFAWVTLVDIPADTLINFTDSSWQDNGFRLTEHLDAAGGGPLTWTHTETVAAGTVIRWNGSVANTWSLGAASGSALNLAAGGDQIFIFTGTTADPTFIYGAHFATGTNWLESGSNSTNTSNIPPGLAVEDGTAFYAGNFDNGYYNGPTTGSKAELLAEISNTENWIRNDTGPLDSSNWITALTVASDSNSAPNIQITEYMYSGANGEFMEFTNLGTTAVDFTGWSYDDSGRTPGTVDLSAFGIVQPGESVILTEATEADFRAAWGLSASVKVIGELTRNIGRTDEINLYDQNGELIDRLTYGDQTFPGTIRTQALSGWTDPGNLDAININSDWILSTVGDAQNSLASTGGDIGNPGFYNVNITPIPGIAITQSGDSTDVSEGGATDSYTIVLKTQPTADVTIEITVDDQVTTNSPTLVFTPANWNVAQTVTVAAVDDALIEGTHTGAIAHNVSSSDANYNGVAIANITVNITDNDAPANTNVNIQITEYMYAGGNGEFVEFTNLGTTAVDFTGWSFADNARTAGLFNLSGFGIVQPGESVILTEAPAADFRTSWNLSDSVKIIGNSSPGLGRADEINLYDNNNQLIDRLTYGDETFPGTIRTQGISGWTTLENLAPFEINTDWQLSAINDGQNSSQSIDGAIGNPGIYIPNPVETVGAPRIEVNPSTTDFLDGENLAVSLPLTGAGAISGVINDPTDPAKTLGIDFTLSDSDTPIGDLTVTVTSSNQAVVPNANLTLSGIGAERNLKIDPAGVGLANITLTVSDGTLSNSYIINYAASAGSVTPTTRYLTGTSDASTAIAIDTNYMFVADDEDQTIRLYDRHNSGLPLAAFDFTSMLGLSGSSEIDIEGSTRIGDIIYWIGSHGNNTSNQDAPNRERIFATEISGTGADATLTFQGYYRFLEDDLIAWDNSNGHGLGAGFLGIAASAANGVSPTAANGFNIEGLTVAPDGNTAYLAFRAPILPIPDRNQALIIPVTNFTSILNNTGGTTGSATFDAPIFLDLGGRAIRSIERNSNNQYIIIAGPTGGDTGIPPNDFRLYTWNGNAADAPVLRAADLTALNTGGSFETIVEVPDVLTGTSQIQVLIDNGDTVWYENGTASKDLSQDNFQKFRSDVITLGSEFSTIPAGAISLSNPYFQDFDTLINSGNSPWVDTETIPGWYATRPTIVAGTGSSNAGNLYSFGTVADTDRALGSVASGGTETIYFGARFFNDTNDTITTLGVSYIGEQWRNGGNTTQQKLDFAYQIGATELTSGTWTDVDSLDFLGPIATSTGGALNGNNTPNRVGISDTLTGLSLAPGEEIWLRWTDINDVGNDHGLAIDNLQVSTAALPGVTLIESDGSTNVTEGGATDTYTLVLNTQPSADVAVTINTDAQSTSSPNTLIFTQQNWNTPQTVTVIAVDDNVVEGTHFSNISHLATSNDPSYNQINIASIIATITDNDLVTEITKIHEIQGNGAIANFLDSFQTIEGIVVGDFQAVGNTQNLRGFYVQEENADADNNPFTSEGIFVFDDNFGVDVKVGDLVRITGQVSEFTGSGNGMTSSLTLLRNLTDVTVVSADNPLPTATVLSFPLMNINDLEAVEGMRVTIPQTLTVTEHFQLGRFGEVVLSSDGATNQPGTDGRLEQYTQFNAPSISGNAAYQQEIALRRIILDDGQGIQNPDSIIHGRGGEPLSADNTLRGGDTVVGLSGILDARFGDYRIQPVDPAEFIPSNLRPETAPEVGGRLKVASFNVLNYFNGDGLGGGFPTSRGAENLVEFNRQRDKIIQAILGIDADVLGLIEIENDGYGANSAIQDLVNGLNAVAGAGTYALIDPGLPQLGTDEIAVGFIYKPGSVTPVGIAATVPDGFGQGAFDNNNRKPLAQTFQENSSSEKFTAVVNHFKSKGSSAGGAGDADIGDGQGFSNGTRTRASQDLTAWLATNPTSINDPDYLIMGDINAYAQEDPIKALETAGYQNQISNSSYSFVFNGQWGSLDHVLANGSLTAQVTGAAKWHINADEPNVLDYNTNFKSAAQVDSLYNPNAFRSSDHDPVIIGLNLNTVDDVITPPPPTVLPGIRNLIANLVNNVIGGINRTPIIRFGVINNPLINNSNRNAEPTVSFANTDGYMPLIQGSNPNSNVLELNADPLSGDPVFPPGINFGNITSVFTNNI; this is encoded by the coding sequence ATGGCTTTGATACAGGGTGATATTGCGATCGCGGCTTATAATGCTGATGGAAATGATGATTTTGCTTGGGTAACTTTGGTTGATATTCCTGCTGATACTCTGATTAATTTTACAGATTCATCTTGGCAGGATAATGGTTTCCGTTTAACTGAACACTTGGATGCGGCTGGTGGTGGACCTTTAACTTGGACTCACACGGAAACTGTTGCTGCTGGAACAGTGATTCGCTGGAATGGTTCAGTTGCTAATACTTGGAGTTTAGGTGCTGCTAGCGGATCTGCTTTGAATTTAGCCGCAGGTGGCGATCAGATATTTATTTTTACAGGTACAACAGCAGATCCGACATTCATTTACGGCGCACATTTTGCCACTGGAACCAACTGGTTAGAAAGTGGTAGCAATAGTACCAATACCAGTAATATTCCTCCTGGTCTGGCTGTAGAAGACGGGACGGCGTTTTATGCAGGGAATTTCGATAATGGTTATTACAACGGCCCGACAACCGGAAGTAAGGCAGAATTATTAGCAGAGATATCTAATACAGAGAATTGGATCAGAAATGATACTGGACCTTTGGATTCATCAAACTGGATCACGGCTTTAACTGTTGCTAGCGATAGTAATTCAGCCCCCAATATCCAAATCACCGAGTATATGTACTCTGGTGCTAACGGTGAATTTATGGAGTTTACCAACCTGGGGACTACCGCAGTAGACTTTACTGGCTGGAGTTACGATGATAGTGGTCGCACGCCTGGTACTGTTGATTTGAGTGCTTTCGGGATTGTGCAACCTGGAGAATCAGTTATCCTCACAGAAGCTACTGAAGCTGATTTTCGTGCAGCCTGGGGATTGTCTGCTTCAGTCAAGGTGATTGGCGAATTAACCCGAAACATCGGGCGGACTGATGAAATTAATCTTTACGATCAAAACGGTGAACTTATCGACCGTCTCACCTATGGAGATCAAACCTTTCCGGGGACAATTCGCACCCAGGCTCTCAGTGGTTGGACTGACCCAGGGAATCTAGATGCTATCAATATTAATTCTGATTGGATACTTTCTACTGTCGGTGATGCTCAAAACTCTTTAGCTTCTACTGGTGGTGATATTGGTAATCCAGGCTTTTATAACGTCAACATCACACCCATACCTGGGATAGCCATTACTCAATCTGGTGATAGCACCGATGTAAGTGAAGGTGGTGCTACAGATAGCTACACCATAGTTTTAAAGACTCAGCCCACAGCAGATGTCACCATCGAGATCACTGTTGATGATCAGGTGACAACCAATTCACCAACTTTGGTTTTCACTCCCGCTAACTGGAATGTAGCCCAAACTGTGACAGTGGCTGCTGTGGATGATGCTTTAATTGAGGGTACACACACAGGTGCGATCGCTCATAATGTCAGCAGTAGCGATGCTAATTATAATGGGGTGGCGATCGCAAATATCACTGTAAATATTACCGACAACGATGCACCCGCCAATACCAACGTCAACATCCAAATCACCGAGTATATGTATGCTGGTGGTAATGGGGAATTTGTCGAATTTACCAACCTCGGCACGACAGCAGTAGACTTTACTGGTTGGAGTTTTGCTGACAACGCGCGCACTGCTGGTTTATTCAATCTCAGTGGATTTGGTATTGTTCAGCCAGGGGAATCAGTCATCTTAACGGAAGCCCCAGCCGCAGACTTCCGCACATCATGGAACCTCAGCGACTCCGTGAAAATCATCGGTAACTCCAGCCCAGGTTTAGGACGCGCCGATGAGATTAACCTCTACGACAACAACAACCAACTGATTGATCGTCTTACATACGGAGACGAAACCTTTCCCGGCACAATTCGCACCCAGGGGATTAGCGGCTGGACAACCTTAGAAAATCTCGCACCCTTTGAAATCAATACCGATTGGCAGCTTTCAGCGATTAACGATGGTCAAAATTCCTCCCAATCAATAGATGGCGCTATTGGGAACCCAGGGATTTACATTCCCAATCCTGTAGAGACTGTTGGCGCACCCAGAATTGAAGTTAATCCCAGCACAACTGATTTCCTCGACGGGGAAAACTTAGCCGTTTCTCTACCACTCACAGGTGCTGGTGCGATTAGTGGTGTAATTAATGATCCTACAGACCCAGCCAAGACACTAGGTATTGACTTTACTCTCAGTGACTCCGACACACCAATTGGCGACCTGACTGTCACTGTCACCAGCAGTAATCAGGCAGTTGTCCCCAATGCCAACCTCACCCTTTCTGGTATAGGTGCAGAACGGAATCTGAAGATTGACCCGGCTGGTGTTGGTTTGGCAAATATCACACTTACCGTGAGTGACGGTACACTCAGCAATTCCTACATCATTAACTACGCCGCTTCCGCCGGTTCTGTAACTCCCACCACCCGCTACCTGACAGGGACGAGTGACGCATCAACTGCGATCGCCATTGATACCAATTATATGTTCGTCGCCGACGATGAAGACCAAACCATCCGCCTCTACGATCGCCATAACTCCGGTTTACCATTAGCCGCCTTTGACTTCACCTCAATGTTGGGTTTATCCGGTTCCAGCGAAATCGACATTGAAGGTTCTACCAGAATTGGCGACATCATTTACTGGATAGGTTCCCACGGTAACAATACAAGCAACCAGGATGCTCCCAACCGCGAGCGCATTTTTGCCACAGAGATTTCTGGCACAGGAGCCGATGCTACCCTGACTTTCCAGGGATACTACAGATTTTTAGAAGATGACCTGATTGCTTGGGATAACAGTAATGGTCATGGTTTAGGTGCTGGCTTTCTGGGAATAGCTGCCAGTGCGGCCAATGGTGTTTCCCCCACCGCTGCTAACGGTTTTAACATAGAAGGCTTGACAGTTGCCCCCGATGGTAACACAGCCTACCTTGCCTTTCGTGCGCCCATTCTCCCCATCCCCGACCGGAACCAAGCCCTAATTATTCCAGTAACTAATTTTACTAGCATTCTGAATAACACAGGCGGTACTACTGGATCTGCAACCTTCGACGCTCCCATATTCCTAGACTTAGGCGGTCGAGCCATTCGCAGTATTGAGCGTAATAGTAATAACCAGTACATTATTATTGCCGGGCCAACAGGTGGGGACACAGGAATCCCGCCCAATGACTTCCGTCTCTACACCTGGAATGGTAATGCCGCCGATGCCCCTGTACTCAGGGCAGCAGATTTGACAGCATTAAATACTGGGGGTAGTTTTGAAACCATTGTGGAAGTGCCTGATGTCCTGACTGGTACTAGCCAAATTCAGGTGTTAATAGATAACGGTGATACTGTCTGGTACGAAAACGGCACAGCCTCCAAAGACCTTTCTCAAGACAACTTCCAGAAATTCCGCAGCGATGTCATTACTTTAGGGTCAGAATTTAGTACCATCCCAGCCGGGGCAATTTCCCTGAGTAACCCTTACTTCCAAGACTTCGATACCTTAATTAATTCCGGTAACTCACCTTGGGTAGATACTGAAACTATCCCTGGTTGGTACGCAACTCGTCCGACAATCGTGGCTGGAACTGGTAGTAGCAATGCTGGTAATCTCTACAGCTTTGGTACAGTAGCAGACACAGATAGAGCATTGGGTTCAGTAGCTTCTGGTGGTACTGAGACTATTTACTTTGGGGCGCGGTTCTTTAACGATACTAACGACACCATCACCACTTTGGGAGTTAGTTACATTGGCGAACAATGGCGTAATGGCGGGAATACAACCCAGCAGAAACTAGATTTTGCCTACCAAATTGGGGCTACTGAGTTAACTTCTGGGACATGGACTGATGTTGATTCCCTCGACTTCTTGGGGCCAATTGCTACCAGCACAGGTGGGGCTTTAAATGGCAATAACACCCCTAACCGAGTGGGAATTTCTGATACCCTCACAGGCTTATCTTTAGCACCCGGTGAAGAAATCTGGTTGCGTTGGACAGATATTAATGATGTTGGAAATGATCATGGGTTAGCAATTGATAATTTGCAAGTTTCCACCGCAGCCTTACCTGGTGTCACCTTAATTGAGTCTGATGGGAGTACCAATGTTACAGAAGGGGGTGCAACAGATACTTACACCTTAGTATTGAATACTCAACCCTCAGCAGATGTAGCAGTTACTATTAACACAGATGCTCAATCTACATCTAGCCCCAATACACTCATCTTTACACAGCAAAACTGGAATACACCGCAAACAGTTACAGTAATTGCCGTAGATGACAATGTTGTAGAAGGAACACATTTTAGTAACATTAGCCATCTAGCAACTAGCAATGATCCTAGTTACAACCAGATAAATATTGCCTCAATCATTGCCACCATTACAGACAATGATCTTGTAACTGAGATTACCAAGATTCATGAAATTCAGGGGAATGGTGCGATCGCAAATTTCCTCGACAGTTTCCAAACCATAGAAGGCATCGTCGTCGGCGACTTCCAGGCTGTAGGTAACACTCAAAACCTGCGCGGCTTCTACGTCCAAGAAGAAAATGCCGATGCTGATAATAATCCTTTCACCTCAGAAGGTATCTTTGTCTTTGATGACAACTTCGGGGTAGATGTGAAAGTCGGCGACCTAGTACGCATTACTGGTCAAGTAAGCGAATTTACTGGCAGTGGTAATGGCATGACTAGCAGCCTCACCCTATTAAGAAACCTCACCGATGTGACTGTGGTTAGTGCCGATAATCCCCTACCTACAGCCACAGTTCTCAGCTTCCCCTTGATGAATATTAATGACCTAGAAGCCGTGGAAGGGATGCGGGTAACTATACCCCAAACATTGACCGTAACTGAACATTTCCAATTGGGGCGATTTGGGGAAGTTGTCCTGTCCTCAGACGGTGCGACTAACCAGCCCGGTACTGATGGCAGATTAGAACAATATACCCAATTCAACGCCCCTAGTATTAGTGGCAACGCCGCTTACCAACAAGAGATTGCCTTACGTCGAATTATCCTCGACGATGGACAAGGTATTCAAAACCCTGATTCGATTATTCACGGTCGCGGTGGTGAACCTTTGAGTGCTGACAATACCCTGCGCGGTGGTGACACAGTTGTAGGATTATCCGGTATCTTAGATGCCCGCTTTGGCGACTATCGGATTCAGCCCGTAGATCCCGCCGAATTTATACCTTCTAATTTGCGCCCAGAAACAGCCCCAGAAGTGGGTGGTAGGCTCAAAGTTGCCAGCTTCAACGTTCTAAACTACTTCAACGGCGATGGTCTAGGTGGAGGTTTCCCCACATCCAGAGGCGCTGAGAATTTAGTTGAGTTCAATCGGCAACGTGACAAAATCATCCAAGCCATCCTCGGTATAGACGCAGATGTTTTGGGGTTAATCGAAATAGAAAATGATGGCTATGGGGCTAATAGTGCGATTCAAGATTTAGTCAACGGCTTGAATGCTGTTGCAGGCGCTGGTACTTATGCCCTGATAGACCCAGGTCTGCCCCAATTGGGTACAGATGAAATCGCTGTAGGCTTCATCTACAAACCCGGTAGTGTGACTCCTGTGGGTATAGCAGCCACAGTCCCCGATGGCTTTGGTCAAGGGGCATTTGACAACAATAACCGTAAACCCCTAGCCCAAACCTTCCAAGAAAACTCCAGTAGTGAAAAATTTACCGCAGTGGTGAATCACTTCAAATCCAAAGGTTCCAGTGCTGGGGGTGCTGGTGATGCCGACATCGGCGATGGACAAGGTTTTTCCAATGGTACAAGGACTCGTGCTTCCCAAGATTTAACCGCTTGGTTAGCCACTAATCCTACAAGTATCAATGACCCTGATTACTTAATTATGGGTGACATTAACGCCTATGCCCAAGAAGATCCAATCAAAGCTTTGGAAACCGCCGGATATCAAAACCAGATATCCAATAGCAGTTACTCCTTTGTCTTTAATGGACAGTGGGGTTCCTTAGATCATGTCTTAGCTAATGGCAGTTTAACAGCACAAGTTACTGGTGCTGCCAAGTGGCACATCAACGCCGATGAACCAAATGTCCTCGACTACAACACCAATTTCAAATCAGCAGCACAAGTGGATAGTTTATACAATCCTAATGCCTTCCGTTCCTCCGACCATGACCCGGTGATTATCGGGTTGAATTTGAACACCGTCGATGATGTGATTACTCCTCCTCCTCCTACCGTCCTTCCTGGGATCAGAAATCTCATCGCTAATCTAGTCAACAACGTAATTGGGGGTATCAATCGCACACCAATAATCAGATTTGGAGTAATTAACAACCCATTGATTAATAACAGCAATAGGAATGCCGAACCGACCGTCAGCTTCGCCAACACGGATGGTTATATGCCGTTAATCCAAGGTAGTAATCCTAACAGTAATGTTTTAGAACTTAACGCCGACCCTTTAAGCGGTGATCCAGTTTTCCCACCTGGGATTAATTTTGGCAATATCACCTCAGTTTTCACTAATAATATCTAA